The Polyangium aurulentum genomic interval CCCGCGCCGCCGCGCCCCCTGCCCCCCGCGCCTGCTTGGGTCGAGGGAGGAACACCGCCCGTCGTGCTCGCGCCTGCGGGCAGCGGGCTCATCGCGACGAGCTGGAGCGCGGTGCCCAAGGCCAAGGCGTACCGGCTCGAGGTCGCGCGCGACGCCGACTTCCACGACCTCGTCGTGCGCGAGGAGGTGCCCGCCGACGTGCGCTCGTTCCGGGCCGAGAAGATGCCGCCGGGGAGCTACCGCGTCCGGGTGCGGGCCATCGACGAGGAGGAGTACCTCGGCATCGCCTCGCCCGTGCGTGTCGTGGAGATCCTCGCGGGCGAGCTGCGCGGCGGGGGAGCCTCGTTCCAGCCGGGGAGCGTCAAGGCAAACCCCTACGGCACGCTCGCGCTCGCGCCCACCCAGGCTGCCGAGGTCGCGCTCGACGACGGCCCGTTCGGCTCCCCGCCCGGCGAGATCGACCTGCTCAAGCAAGCGCCCAAGATCCTGCGCGTCCGCACCCCGAGCGGCGCGAGCGCCGAGGTGCCGGTCGAGTACACGAAGGTCGAGGCGAAGGTGACCGCCTCGTTCGACTCCGACAAACGAAGCCTCGCGGTGAGCGCCGCATTCGTCGGGCTCGAGGGCATCGATGTGCCCGCGCGGGTGAAGCCGAGCCTGCGGGTTCGTCTTGGCGAGCGGGTCGAGACGGCGCCGCTCGCGCCCGGGCCGGGCGGGGCTTACGTCGCATCGATTCCGGTGGGCGACGTGACGGGCGAGGCGCGGCTCGACGTGATCGACGGCCGGGGGTCCTTGCTCGCGACGACACAGACGCAAATCCATGACAAACCTTTGCCCCCGCCCCCGCCGAAGGGCCCGGATTCGCGTCCCATCGGGCCCACGCTCCCGCCGTGGCATCCGTCGGAGGTGACGGGCGTGATGTGGTGGAGCCCCACGGCGCCGAATGCGTTCGGGCTCGGGGCGGGGACGGCCGTGACGCGCGAAGGCGTGCTCGCGCAGGGGAGCGTGCGCGCGAGCGGCTCTCTCGGGCCGGTTGGAATCGATGGGCAAGTCGTGACGCAGCCGCTCGGCGACGGCGGGGCGGACGCGGCGGCCTGGCTCGGGGTGCGTTATCGGGCCTTGCGGCTCGGGGCCTCGAAGCTCGAACTGGGCCCGGCGCTCAGGTTCGGCTTGCCGATGACGGAGGGCGGCGCGGCCACGCGGCTCGAAGCCGGCGGCGCCGTGGGCGGGGCGATGGGCAAGGTCACCCTGCTCGGAAACCTCGGCGGCCGATTCCGGCTCGCGGGCGATGAAGCGGCTCCTTTCGTGCACCCGTACTTGCTGGCTGGCGCGACGTACGACGCGCTGCCGTGGCTGCGGGCGTATGGGCTCGTCGATGGGCACCTGCTCCTCGACGCGGGCGACGTCGGGGCTGCGGGGCGCGGCGGGCTCACGCTGGGCGCCGAGGCGGGGACGATCCTGTTCGCGGCGCTCTCGGCGCGGGTCGGGCTCGGCGAGAATGGCGCGCTCGGTCCTTCATTCGGGGCGGGTTTGTCGATCGGGGTGAGGGACGCTGGAGGTCGACGATGAGCGAGGAGAAAAAGGGGCGCGTGGGTGAGGGAGCGCCGCTGGACAGCCTCGTGCCCTCGGCGGCGCGCGTGAGCGTGCGGCCGGTGTCCATCGAAATGGCGGCGGACGGCGGGCAAGAGACCGTGATGGCGACCGAGAGCGCCATCGCCGATCGCCCCTCGAAGCGCCAGACCGTGCAGCCCGAGGGCGCGGAAGAGCAGCGGGGCGCGCACGTGGGGCGCGTCCTCTCCGGCAAATACGCGCTCGTCGCCTGCATTGGCGCGGGCGGGATGGGCGAGGTTTACCGCGGCGAGCACCTGTCCTTGCGCGTGCCCATCGCGGTGAAGCTCCTGCACCGGCGGATCGCGATGGAGCGCGATTACGTGCGCCGGTTCGAGCGCGAGGCGCACGCGGCGTCGCTGCTCGCCCACCCGAACGTGGTGCGGGTCCTCGATTTCGGGCAGGACGCAGGGATCCATTACATCGTGATGGAGTACCTCGAGGGGCAATCGCTCCACGCCTGGCTGAAGGATCACGCGACGCCGCCGCCGCTCC includes:
- a CDS encoding FecR domain-containing protein, translating into MWMRASFALLTAPALLVVLAAPEAHAADATPGFAEPILHWGVQKGETCEDIARVMYGSVQHVPLLGRYNRVACVAGKPLPEGTTLILPAKVTSVPDASLKSSHPDVRGRPSGGGWAPIANGTPLYKNHNVQTLEDGRAHIEFIDHTHVFLAEHTLVIIYGTASNTRVSKVPPTVELQTGEVQAGLSALRGEPAEIAVVDGGRVRAESRDTVVERKVKRTTVAVFDGKAAVSSGGKTIDVPKHFGTRFEGALPPAPPRPLPPAPAWVEGGTPPVVLAPAGSGLIATSWSAVPKAKAYRLEVARDADFHDLVVREEVPADVRSFRAEKMPPGSYRVRVRAIDEEEYLGIASPVRVVEILAGELRGGGASFQPGSVKANPYGTLALAPTQAAEVALDDGPFGSPPGEIDLLKQAPKILRVRTPSGASAEVPVEYTKVEAKVTASFDSDKRSLAVSAAFVGLEGIDVPARVKPSLRVRLGERVETAPLAPGPGGAYVASIPVGDVTGEARLDVIDGRGSLLATTQTQIHDKPLPPPPPKGPDSRPIGPTLPPWHPSEVTGVMWWSPTAPNAFGLGAGTAVTREGVLAQGSVRASGSLGPVGIDGQVVTQPLGDGGADAAAWLGVRYRALRLGASKLELGPALRFGLPMTEGGAATRLEAGGAVGGAMGKVTLLGNLGGRFRLAGDEAAPFVHPYLLAGATYDALPWLRAYGLVDGHLLLDAGDVGAAGRGGLTLGAEAGTILFAALSARVGLGENGALGPSFGAGLSIGVRDAGGRR